The region CGTGACTAGCAAATTATGATTAGGATGAAATCAAATTGACAAGACTAAATTCGCCTTTGGAAGAAGTCCGGCGTCGCCCGGCACTACTGGGAACTTGGTTaatatagttttcaaatttgatatccTTCTTATATTGCCCAAAattaatataggcctataacgGATTATTATTCAACTTAAAATCTGTCTTTGATTCACATGCGAGCACAGTGGGGTGTCAACTGCCGATTCTGCCGCCCCATTTACTCCAGTGACCGATTCCAGATCCGGCGGTGGTTATAGTTACGCCCGATTTGAGGCCGTCGCCGAAGACGGATATTAGGGACTACCAACCTGGGTTTTCATTTCCGTATTTTGGAATATGTCTCAGATTCGGCGTCGAAATATTCCTAATCAAAGCACTGAGGACAgacaaaatcaagaaaatgaCGAGCGAGAATATGTATTAGAGCGTACAAATTGCTCTGTTACTATTGAGAGTGGTTCATACTGGTTAACAAGGATCGTGTTTCTTCGATCACTTTCGTTCATATACTGTAAGAttttttacttccgggttgctTTTTCCAGCAGGGTTTTGTTTAGTTTTGCCTGTTTGGgacatttttcatcattaaccTTGTAACCTTGTTTCTAATAATGCTGAGGTTTTGCTGATTTAATCCCACCCTGTATATTATATCATAGAACTAATACTTTCGTCGATGGTCATTTGACTGCAATAGAATATGTCTCACCTGGGGGCTATTATGGTACTATTTTGTATATTAGTCTAACTTTACTACCATTTTTTTACAGTTATCGCATTTCTAGTTGGACTTCATCAGAACAAACAGTTGATTGGCAAAAATGGCCTGCTTCCTGCTGACACTTACCTCGAAAACATTAAATCAAGAGAAGGGTTGCCTTGGAAATCATTTGCAACTGTCCCAActctaatgtggtttgttgaTTATAGAAACCACCTGGACTGGTGGCTGGATGGTTTTGCTTACAGTGGGCTAGCACTATCAGCATTTGTATTTTGGAATGGTGGAGCAAATATTATCATCATGTTATGTTTATGGATTCTATACCACACTATAGCTAATGTTGGACAGAGATGGTAAGGGATAGGCCTATAGCCGATTTTCAAAGCTAAGTTTACATATTTTTCGGTTCAGTTTTGATTTAACTCTTCATTATTGATTATCAAATGTTAATTTTCTTTTGTAATTAGGTATGGTTTTGGCTGGGAAAGTCAACTTCTAGAGACAGGATTTTTGGCAGCTTTCTTTTGTCCCCTGTTCAGTGTGAAACGAATACCAAAACTAACGCCGCCACCCTGGGTGGTATTATGGGGTTTCAGGTGGTTGATATTTAGGATAATGTTAGGTGCTGTAAGTGGtcctaatttttaaaaaatcattttacaaCAATTCTAATACATTCTTTGCTTCACTTGCGCTTATTCTAAAGATTTGAATTCCTCCTTTATTATCTACATAATTGTTGATTTCAGGGCTTGATAAAGATTAGAGGTGATAAATGCTGGAGAGATCTAACATGTATGAACTATCATTATGAGGTacatttaattttcaaaaactttgTTCGTTCAGAACTTAATCTGCTTTTATGCAATGTAAGAGTTTGACCatactttatgaaatttttctaTTTGAGATTAAGAACTTATAAGAGTTTGTTCTTGACATCAGAATATTAATGTTTTTGGACTAGAAGGTTTTAAACatgatttttagcccacttagTTCCTGCGAGCTATTGCATTTACTTTTCATCCTTCTGTTCGTTCACTCCCCCATTCATAGTAACAATCCAGTTTggaggcgcggatccaggattttttccaggagggggttcataaaaaatgttaatgttCAACTGCTGACAAAAATCTCTAATGATAGGGGGCCTCTTTCCGCCCACTTTGTCTTGAGTACATTCCTTTAagaaaacaattaaacattttatttggTTACTGAGCAGGTGGGCACGACCCCTGAAACCCTccctctggatccgcgcctggttttttgggaagttttgaagacgcttcaattgATATTTAGTTTATGAGTggatctaccctagacacatctgcCAAAACCTAGTAGAATAAATCCCACATTAATTCATTTCAGACTCAACCGGTTCCCAACCCGATGGCTTACTTCATGCATCAAGAACCCGAAGCTATGCATAAGTTTGAGACATTGTCGAACCACTTTGTGGAACTTATTGCTCCATTTCTGCTTCTCATTCCAATACGTCCATTGATGATTACTGGAGGTCTTATACAGATTCTATTTCAAGTAAATATATTGTTTTCCAACAAGTCAGGATTGCGGTAATCTCTGTCTACGGTAACTTGGATATGCATAACTctgaataaagatatttcttaAAAATTCAGACTTCTTTGCACTCTATATGATATTGCGTTCCAAATTTGTTGAGGTGTTCTATCAGAGGAGGGAAAAGTTATCTGTACCTTTGTGACTTAGGCcctatttgtttttttctatctCTAGGCTGTACTTATAATAAGTGGTAATCTCAGTTTTCTGAACTGGTTGACAATTCTGCCAAGTATTTGCAGCATTGATGATCGGTTTCTCGCCATTTTCTTCTCTCAAAAACCTGGAGGAACAAAGTGGCAGGTTTCTCAGCTGCAACGTGAAGCTAAAGTAGGGAAAAGAAAAACGTGGGGTACGAAGTCTAAACTAATTTCCTTTGACTGTATTCAGAATATGACTAATTGAGTTATTTCTTTCTAACTTATCAGTGATTTGTCTGTTTTTAGGTCAATATGTTCGCAGTTCATTCCATCTTGCTTTGGCAGCTATGATAGGATATCTTAGTTTACCAGTTGTTCAAAATTTGTTGTCTCAAAAACAGCTAATGAATACCTCTTTTGAGCCACTCAGAATTGTCAACACCTATGGAGCATTCGGAAGGTAGAGAAGACCTCTTATTTAGTGAaggtttttaaagatttttttcttataacCTACTTCCTTTCACTGGAAATCTTCTTTGTATTTGCAGTATTACTAAAGAACGCACAGAGATAATATTTCAAGGTACATATGATGATCCAGGTGACCCATCAGCCCGCTGGCTGGACTATGAATTCAAGTGTAAACCCGGGAATGTGTATCGCCGTCCATGTCTCATTTCTCCTTATCATTATCGTCTCGATTGGCTCATGTGGTTTGCTGCTTTTCAGGTAATTTGATATTACCATATACACATCTCTAAAAGATAATTGGCGTCTAATATTTACACAGAAATGTATGAACTTATTcctctttcttttttttcgatttcagaATTATCAGTATAATCCATGGTTAGTGCATTTAGCAGCTAAGTTATTGGCTAACGATCCCGGTGCGACATCACTCATATCTCATAATCCTTTTATCGATAAAAAGCCTCCAAGGTAATTGTGTAAGCAGAGTACGACTAAAAATCACGGGTTTGACtacaattaaaaaaatgaACGATTCCTATTTCTGGTTCCTTTCAGGTTTATCAGAGCTCAGCATTTTCGTTACACCTGGGCAAAATTTTACAGCAAAGCAGCTAGCAAAGGACAGTGGTGGAAACGGAAGTATATCGGGGAATATCTGCCAGCAATTTCATTGGATAGTCTTAAACAATTCCTTCGTCAAATGGGATGGCCAGTTCCAAGACTTCCCAAATAAAGATTATCTGTAGCTtttattcttcaatttatggggattttgattttcaatttattttcactgtTCTTTGTCGAAATAAGTCGtctgggatcattcatttattacgtacgcattaggggagggagGAAGAGTATGTGCAagtgcgtactgtaatgcttaatgtatatgaaaaaatggccgattttgtgtgcaaggggggttgaaaaagtcaaattttatgcgtacgtaataaattaatGATCCCTCTGTATTCTAACTTGCATGCCCTCATGtgtcaaacatttttcaacgtatgtattttgtagtaaTTTATGAATGTAGATTTCTGTTTGTGAGATACATTATCAAGTATTAAATGTACACTTTATTCACTAATAGGCTTTTCAAATCAACGAAAATTGAGCGCATTTTGCAAAATAAATAATGTTGCTATGATTCATTTCTTTGACTGATTCATTTGTTTCAAGGCTTCCAATCAGTCCCGCTCCAGCCGTATTATGAGCACAGGAAATGTATCTTATTCTCTCGTAAGTAAAGAAGACTCTTATCCGCTTAGAAACGTCCAAACCATGTACATGTGAAATCTTTTGGTTAGTCTTACCAGATGGTAATTGGGGCAACCGTTTCGGCTATTTCCATTGAAAATTTCGAAACATTTTCCAcatgaaaatttatttacaaGCGTATGTGTAAAAcgtacaatttttttttatagtaATTCAAAACCATGATATATAGATTTAAATATGTGCGCACAAAAGTTAATACAAGTCACATTAATATTGTTCTCAACCCCAACCGTAGCATCATATCCCCTtaaaaatgtatctaaaatcTATCCGAAGTCAGTTCTTAGTCATCTCTGTATTGGTCCTCCAAACCTAATAAATGCTAGCTTAAACCGCATTCCAGCAGTACATCACATTCTTCAACCAAGTTCACTGGTTGTATTAAGTAGGTACGTTTATTCCGGGCACATCTTCAGCCACGTGGATAATGTGAACGCCTCCtggaaaatggaaaatgcatcatttgcGCTTGTTCTAAAGTGAATGAACCGCATTCGACAGAAAAGCTTCAATTTCTGTGTCCATTTGATATGTAAATCTATGTACAATATGCCCATGGTTCGTCGAACCTCGGCAGCACGTGGTTTGTAACTGCTAACCTGTATCGGTATTTGCAATTCGGTGGCCTCCATCCTCGTGGACAGGAACACCGGTTCCTCGAGCGACAAGTCCCTCCATTTTCACATTGCGGATTGCAAATAGCTGAAAATTACATGATATTATCGACTTAtcaaatcgatatatttatatatttcattaactAAACTTCTGAAGTGTGATTGACtatctattttctaaaaccgAAAGTTAAAATGCGAACGCCTGTGTCTATATTGCCCTAAGAACAATTTTGCAATATTAATGCGTGCAGTATACTGTCCACTGAActaaatttttgttttctgtttgtttaAAAAGCGATTCACTATCCAAGATTCTAACTCATACATAAGGTGGaccaaaatttgaatattgaatttctaTAAGGCCTATTTGTGATTCTTTAAAGCTGGATTGAAAAGATTAAATATGCACTGCGCAAGTCTTAGATTTCAGAATCACTTGATAGTTCGGCGCTAAGAGAAATGCAGAGTCTGAAGTTTTACATCTTCAAATTCATGCAATTTACCGAATGTCATTGCCGAAATTCAGAGAATACCCAAAACAAACCCTGAATTCTGCGTGGATCCCACATTTTCACTCGGCGATTTTCTGAATTTAGACACGAATCTCACCTTTCTGGCAGCGAGACCCTGTATAACCTGGCAAGCATCGGCACTTGTAGGGGGCAGCACAAGTTCCCCCATTTAAACAGGGCAAGACGCAGTtggctacaaatataacaacgTTCTCATCACACTGAACAATTGCATTAGTTGTGATATATGACGAAGCAGAATGGATACGAAATAGTGGCATTTGATGcatgatgacgatgataacGATTATGATGATTTGAACTTCTTAATGTTGATTTCACGGACGCATGCACACATCAATTTGACAAAAGTTAGACAAATTACAAGCGAACgatttgaattatcaaatttgaatcAACCGACTTAACTTTCCATAGTAATTGTCCCTCCGTCGTCGAAGAAACcgattattcatttgatttcatgaaattaatgtcatacatcatatacattataaatatatatattgaggAAGGTATGAAATGCAAGGTGAAGCTTAAAGCGTCAATTTCAGAATAGTTACGGATAACACGATATGTATCATAAGCGTAGGgaggatttcttcaaaatatgatcaaattcataaatatcTCAGtatgattctatttgaaatttgtatGTAATGTAAGGTAGTGTCAGCCTCTGCTTTATGGTTAGTAGATGTACATCAGGATATGTGCATGTACATAGATACATTGTTCAAATTTCTGCATCGTTCTTTATGGACGTAGTCTCCCGATTTTTAGATCTCCCATGTCAATGTTTGGAATATCAACATTTCTAAAACAtgaaacaattgaaatttccgAGTGCGCGAGAGACAATTACTAATAGGAATTGATGTTCTGTGCGGTTTTTCCGCTCACCTCGTTCGCAAACTGGTCCAACAAATCCCGTTGGACATGCACATCTATTAGTAGCTACACAAGTACCGCCATGCTCACATGGTATTCTGCAATCAGCTGCGAAATAAAATTGCCACAATATAACATGCGTCATGCTTTCTCGAATTTCGCTAGTTTCTCAACAAAATAGCTTAGAATCAAAAGTGAAGACCTATAGATCAAATTCGGAGAAtagtaattttctaatgaaaaacTATAATGTATGTACCGATGTGTATTACGTACTCCGGCGAATTCATTTTGGGAAAGACGTTTGCTTTTGGATTGTATACAAATGTAGGCATAGGTCGTATGCTAACAATGAAAATTGACATAAGATCCAATACAACTAAACGGTTCTTCCCCACACAAAAAAGAGATCAACATACAAATAGCAAACAACAATAAACATGGTTTCAAGCCAGCTAACAAAAACGTGAAACTTAATTTATCTTCATTAAGTTTCGTTTGCATGTATGACGAACGTAGTCAAACATTTTCTCATCGTAAGGTTCATAAATGATACGATACACTACTCTATAATAATGTACGTTTATGAACGCCGGAGATGGTATATgtaaaattcatgaatattttgGGATTTTGTTATGTAAATATGATTATTACCAACTCCTTTTGGCTAAGCACGTTTTCAAATCCTTGAAAAGTTTAAGGATGGTGTTGAATCgaaatatattgttattataaAGTCATAGTTGCGAACACCAGGCAGTAGAAAAGGATCGAATTGAAATTAGTCAGCTTACAATGCAAAGTACTAAGAAAGAAACGTATTGTATTTTGGAAAAGATACGacgaaatatatgaaaaagtgTATGAAAGGATGTATGTTTTGACCGAACTAACCTATACATTTTGGTATTCCGCTCCATCTACCATCGGCTTGGCAAGTAATCGTACGGCGTTTCTGTATCGGTCGCAACCCTCTTTGACACACGTAGCGGACGCTGTCTTTAAACAAATATTGCCTGCCAATCATCATCCAAACTCCAGTCGTTTGCCTTGGTTTACCGCAAGAAATTCCTATTAAGTAggcatcaaatgaaaaaattcctAACTGCAAGAGTTACTGACGAATTCGTCTTGAAGCATTTTTCTTTCGTTGAAAAACTCACGTTTACAACCACCGATTGGTTTGGACCATGTTCTATCGTCCTGACAAGTAGTAGATAAATCACCTATTGGGCGGTAACCTAATATACATCCTAAACGCACTGTATCCCCGAGTGCATACGGACCTGGAGGTCCACCGGTCAGTAAACGAAATGCTGGTGACTCTTTGCAATGTATCGCTAAATTATATAGAATAGATCGtcaataattcatcaaaacgATATTACTAGAAACATGTATTTCATAATTAAAAGCAAGGATCTTACGTTTGCAAATGGGGAATGGTCCATGCCACTTGCCCGATGCCTGACATTGAAGTGTGTTGTTTCCGACAAGAACATACCCCCTGTGACATCTGAAGCCGACCCAGTCTCCTGGTCTACCTTTACTTCTTGTGTGTTGACCATACGCAAAACTTTTCGGTAGCGGACATCTTGCTTCTGTattgattgaaatatgaattagtGCTCTGCTATATACCCTGTTATCCGAAAATAGAAAAGGTTTTACCCTTGCAAGTAGCCGCTGTTCCGTTCCAATGTCCAGTATCTTGACAAATCCTTATTTCTTTTCCGTGAAGCATTTCTCCAGACTTACAACCATATTTGGCTATTCCGTTGTAAGTGTAATTGGTAATCGCCACTTCGACATTATCGGCATGCTCCGGGACgccacaattgatagtttcgCAAATAGGTACATCCGAACTCCAGACACTGGTATGTAAACAGTTAGCCGTTTGTGATCCAACCAAAAGGAAGCCGCTCTTACAGAAGAACTTTACTATACCTAAGTAGCTGGTATTTGTGTATTCCATATGCATATTTTCTGGAATTGAAGGCTTTCCGCACTCAACTGGTCGACAATACGGTAGTTCATCGTAAATCCAGTATCCTTCATGACCGCACTCAAACCGACTCTGCCCAATCGTTTCGTAGCCAGTATGACATTTAAGCTCGGCAATCGCGCCGTACGAAGTTTGCCTTATAGTGGTAACG is a window of Tubulanus polymorphus chromosome 2, tnTubPoly1.2, whole genome shotgun sequence DNA encoding:
- the LOC141899278 gene encoding lipase maturation factor 1-like; the encoded protein is MSQIRRRNIPNQSTEDRQNQENDEREYVLERTNCSVTIESGSYWLTRIVFLRSLSFIYFIAFLVGLHQNKQLIGKNGLLPADTYLENIKSREGLPWKSFATVPTLMWFVDYRNHLDWWLDGFAYSGLALSAFVFWNGGANIIIMLCLWILYHTIANVGQRWYGFGWESQLLETGFLAAFFCPLFSVKRIPKLTPPPWVVLWGFRWLIFRIMLGAGLIKIRGDKCWRDLTCMNYHYETQPVPNPMAYFMHQEPEAMHKFETLSNHFVELIAPFLLLIPIRPLMITGGLIQILFQAVLIISGNLSFLNWLTILPSICSIDDRFLAIFFSQKPGGTKWQVSQLQREAKVGKRKTWGQYVRSSFHLALAAMIGYLSLPVVQNLLSQKQLMNTSFEPLRIVNTYGAFGSITKERTEIIFQGTYDDPGDPSARWLDYEFKCKPGNVYRRPCLISPYHYRLDWLMWFAAFQNYQYNPWLVHLAAKLLANDPGATSLISHNPFIDKKPPRFIRAQHFRYTWAKFYSKAASKGQWWKRKYIGEYLPAISLDSLKQFLRQMGWPVPRLPK